One segment of Engraulis encrasicolus isolate BLACKSEA-1 unplaced genomic scaffold, IST_EnEncr_1.0 scaffold_185_np1212, whole genome shotgun sequence DNA contains the following:
- the LOC134442631 gene encoding NACHT, LRR and PYD domains-containing protein 3-like: MKSDCSMVSPPVFSNVPPQSDPKPRAVSPVPSCVSMKSDCSMVSPPVFSNVPPQSDPNIHSGLSGDCSSPQSRKRCKIQPDTTMAPTPSIKRATLSDNHKLNEVLMSHKASMKRRFENICEGIERPGAQTLLNDIYTELYITEGDSEGMNNEHEVWQVEAAFRTQTTEDTAINCNDIFKPLPRQKVQTRTVMTKGIAGIGKTVSVQKFILDWAEEKANHDIDFMFVLPFRELNLVKHDPYSLHRLLLDFHPELRQLENAEYRDCNVVFIFDSLDESQLPLSFQEKQKLFDVKQTASVDVLMTSLIQGTLLPSALIWITSRPAAASQIPPQCVDLMTEVRGFNDTQKEEYFIKRITDQTKANRIISHMTTTRSLHIMCYMPMFCWIAAIVLQQILEQNDWKEVPKTLTEMFIHFLRIQTTRKDQKYQRDGETDGHLKSHKDVILKLAELAFKHLEIGNLMFYEEDLKECDIDINAASVYSGMCTEIFKEESVFQQRKVYCFVHLSIQEFLAALHVFSSYLNKNMIALGPFVKTKAKVTADADMTLDELLKSEVNKALESKNGHLDLFVRFLHGISLESNQKLLLGLLTRIHSSPESVKKVIKNLKEIQRPNISPERYINLSHCLVEMHDSSVHDDIQAFLKKGKGSVTKLSLAQCSALAHVLLISDDVLDEFDPKKYNTSQEGRKRLVPIVRCCRKAILAGCGLTETSCDTVASALQSVNSPVRDLDLSHNVLRRSGEKLLSGLQNSHCKLEMLRLTDCKLTEKSCENVTSVLHSANSTLRELDLSDNDLQKTGEKLLSGLQSPNCKLQTLRLAGCKMTGESSEIVASAVQSCASLTELDLGDNHLSVRGVQLLHTALRHPNCMLQTLRLVGCGLTEEAGCILAFALQSVNSHLRDLDLSKNILGSCGEEFSEALNPHCKLETLRLAGCELTEGPCEVISSAVQSWVSLTELDLNACDLTLEPNTAYIYLSLSQGNRKVTHVSEEQLFPDHPDRFDYYNQVLCREGLSGRCYWEAEWSGGLPVIAVAYKSIQRIGSGDESRFGQNDKSWSLSCHGGSYTAYHNKKTTVIAAPSSASSRVGVYLDWPDGTLSFYSVSSDTLTHLHTFHSTFTEPLYPGFLSIYSSSALSLCQIRLAPQPTGTSIMSSLASRSLRPQESTGGNRLT; the protein is encoded by the exons atgaagagtgactgcTCTATGGTGTCGCCTCCAGTCTTCAGCAATGTTCCTCCACAGTCTGACCCAAA gcccagggcagTGTCTCCAgtacccagctgtgtgtccatgaagagtgactgcTCTATGGTGTCGCCTCCAGTCTTCAGCAATGTTCCTCCACAGTCTGACCCAAA CATCCACTCGGGTCTTTCAGGAGATTGCAGCTCCCCCCAGTCCAGGAAGAGATGCAAGATACAACCTGACACAACTATGGCACCAACACCTTCAATCAAGAGGGCTACGTTATCAG ACAACCATAAGCTCAATGAAGTACTGATGAGCCACAAAGCCAGCATGAAGAGAAGATTTGAGAACATATGTGAAGGCATCGAACGGCCAGGGGCTCAAACACTCCTGAACGATATCTACACAGAGCTGTACATTACGGAGGGAGATAGTGAGGGCATGAACAATGAACATGAAGTTTGGCAGGTAGAAGCTGCATTCAGAACACAAACAACAGAGGACACAGCCATAAATTGCAATGACATTTTCAAGCCCTTACCACGACAGAAAGTACAGACAAGAACAGTCATGACAAAGGGAATTGCTGGCATTGGAAAAACAGTCTCAGTGCAAAAGTTCATTCTTGATTGGGCAGAGGAGAAAGCTAATCACGATATAGACTTCATGTTTGTACTTCCCTTCCGGGAGCTGAATCTGGTTAAACATGATCCGTACAGCCTCCACAGGCTCCTACTTGACTTCCACCCTGAGCTTAGGCAGTTAGAGAATGCTGAGTACCGAGATTGCAATGTCGTGTTCATCTTTGATAGTTTGGATGAGAGTCAACTCCCACTTAGTTTCCAAGAGAAGCAGAAATTGTTTGATGTGAAACAAACAGCATCAGTGGATGTGCTGATGACAAGCCTCATTCAGGGAactctgcttccctctgctctcatctGGATAACCTCCAGACCAGCTGCAGCCAGTCAGATTCCTCCTCAGTGTGTGGACCTGATGACAGAAGTGCGAGGGTTTAATGACACACAGAAGGAAGAGTATTTCATAAAGAGAATCACTGACCAAACTAAAGCCAACAGAATAATTTCGCACATGACGACAACAAGGAGCCTCCACATCATGTGCTACATGCCTATGTTCTGCTGGATTGCTGCCATTGTCCTTCAGCAGATACTTGAACAGAATGATTGGAAAGAAGTCCCTAAAACTCTGACCGAGATGTTCATACATTTCCTGCGTATCCAGACCACAAGGAAGGACCAGAAGTATCAAAGAGATGGTGAGACAGATGGGCACCTGAAATCACATAAGGATGTAATTTTGAAGTTGGCAGAGTTGGCTTTCAAGCATCTAGAGATTGGCAACCTCATGTTTTATGAAGAAGATCTGAAAGAGTGTGACATTGATATCAATGCAGCGTCGGTGTACTCTGGCATGTGCACTGAGATCTTCAAAGAAGAATCTGTGTTTCAGCAGAGGAAGGTCTATTGCTTTGTACACCTGAGCATTCAGGAGTTTCTTGCAGCACTGCATGTGTTTTCTTCTTATCTGAATAAGAATATGATTGCCTTAGGACCTTTTGTGAAAACAAAAGCCAAGGTTACAGCAGATGCAGACATGACCCTTGATGAgctattgaagagtgaagtgaacAAAGCTTTGGAAAGCAAGAATGGACATCTTGATTTGTTTGTTCGTTTCCTTCATGGCATTTCTCTCGAATCAAATCAGAAACTCCTGCTTGGCCTCCTGACACGCATACACAGCAGCCCAGAGAGTGTGAAGAAAGTGATTAAGAACCTGAAAGAGATTCAGAGACCGAACATCTCCCCTGAGAGATACATCAATCTCTCCCATTGCCTGGTGGAAATGCATGACTCCTCTGTTCATGATGACATCCAGGCTTTCTTGAAGAAGGGAAAGGGTTCAGTGACCAAGCTCTCACTTGCTCAATGCTCTGCCTTAGCTCATGTTCTTTTGATATCTGATGACGTACTGGATGAGTTTGACCCCAAAAAATACAACACCTCTCAAGAAGGTCGCAAGAGACTGGTTCCAATTGTCAGATGCTGCAGAAAGGCCAT ACTTGCTGGATGTGGACTGACAGAGACATCCTGTGATACTGTGGCCTCAGCCCTGCAGTCTGTGAACTCCCCCGTCAGAGATCTGGACTTGAGTCATAATGTCCTGCGGAGGTCAGGAGAGAAGCTGCTGTCTGGACTTCAGAATTCACACTGTAAGCTGGAGATGTTGAG ATTAACTGACTGTAAGCTGACAGAGAAGAGTTGTGAGAATGTTACCTCAGTTCTGCACTCTGCAAACTCCACTTTAAGAGAATTGGACCTGAGTGACAATGATCTACAGAAGACGGGAGAGAAGCTGCTGTCTGGACTTCAGAGTCCAAACTGCAAACTGCAGACACTGAG ACTTGCTGGCTGTAAAATGACTGGTGAATCCTCTGAGATTGTAGCCTCTGCTGTGCAGTCTTGTGCCTCACTGACAGAGCTGGATCTGGGTGATAATCACCTGAGTGTGCGTGGAGTTCAGCTTCTACATACAGCATTACGTCACCCCAACTGTATGCTGCAGACTTTGAG ACTTGTTGGCTGCGGACTCACTGAGGAGGCTGGTTGTATTTTGGCTTTTGCTCTGCAATCAGTAAATTCCCACCTGAGAGACCTGGACCTTAGTAAGAACATTCTGGGTAGTTGTGGAGAGGAGTTCTCTGAAGCACTAAATCCACACTGTAAGCTGGAGACACTGAG GCTTGCTGGGTGTGAACTGACAGAAGGACCCTGTGAGGTCATATCATCTGCTGTGCAGTCTTGGGTCTccctgacagagctggacctga ATGCCTGTGATCTGACACTGGAGCCAAACACAGCATACAtatacctgtctctctctcaggggaACAGAAAGGTGACACATGTGAGTGAGGAGCAGCTGTTTCCTGACCACCCAGACAGATTTGACTACTATAATCAGGTGTTGTGTAGAGAGGGTCTGTCTGGACGTTGCTACTGGGAGGCTGAGTGGAGTGGTGGTTTGCCTGTGATAGCAGTGGCATATAAAAGTATCCAGAGGATAGGATCGGGGGATGAGAGCAGGTTTGGACAGAATGACAAGTCCTGGAGTCTGAGTTGCCATGGTGGCAGTTACACTGCCTATCACAATAAGAAAACGACAGTCATAGCTGCCCCTTCCTCCGCCTCTAGCAGAGTAGGAGTGTACCTGGACTGGCCAGACGGCACTCTGTCCTTCTACAGCGTCTCCtctgacacactcacccacctgcACACATTCCACTCCACATTCACAGAGCCTCTCTATCCTGGGTTTTTGTCCATTTATTCTTCTTCTGCATTGTCCCTGTGCCAAATCAGGTTAGCTCCTCAGCCTACAGGAACATCAATCATGTCGAGCCTAGCCTCACGCAGCTTGAGACCACAGGAAAGCACAGGAGGAAATAGGTTGACCTGA